A single genomic interval of Candidatus Sulfotelmatobacter sp. harbors:
- the uxaC gene encoding glucuronate isomerase, translated as MTGFLSEDFLLSNAVARRLYSEFAAAQPILDYHCHLSPRDIAENRRFGNLFEIWLEGDHYKWRAMRANGIAEKYITGDAAPYEKFLAWARTVPFTLRNPLYHWTHLELQRYFGTTELLDERSAAAIWERANAALEDLTAHAILQKFRVEVVCTTDDPVDDLRHHQAIAESNLTTKVFPAFRPDKALAIDYAGFLPWVEQLAQAANVDIRDLSSFLEALKKRHDYFHSLGCRLSDHGLERCYATPCSEREAAAIFLKVISAAAISAKAREGHSISSDERERFASFLMLFFGRLDAEKGWTKQLHLGALRNVNTAARAKFGADAGFDSIGDFSQSGPLAAYLDLLARENALPKMILYNVNPADTFQFATLIGSFQDGETPGKIQYGSAWWFLDQKQGITAQLDALSNVGLLSRFIGMVTDSRSFMSYPRHEYFRRVLCDVVGQDVMRGELPEDDALLGRLIQDICYRNAKEYLQLPASHT; from the coding sequence ATGACCGGCTTTCTTAGCGAAGACTTTCTGCTGTCGAATGCAGTTGCCCGGCGTCTGTACTCGGAATTTGCCGCGGCGCAGCCCATTCTTGATTACCACTGCCATCTCTCGCCGCGGGATATTGCGGAAAATCGACGGTTCGGCAATCTCTTTGAAATCTGGCTGGAAGGGGACCATTACAAGTGGCGGGCCATGCGAGCCAACGGCATTGCCGAAAAATACATTACTGGCGACGCGGCTCCTTACGAGAAATTTCTGGCCTGGGCGCGAACCGTTCCCTTTACGCTGCGCAATCCGCTCTATCATTGGACGCATCTCGAACTGCAACGCTATTTCGGCACCACGGAGTTGCTGGATGAGCGCTCAGCTGCGGCAATCTGGGAGCGGGCGAATGCGGCGCTTGAGGATTTGACCGCGCATGCAATTCTGCAAAAATTTCGCGTCGAGGTAGTATGCACCACGGACGATCCGGTCGATGATCTCCGGCATCATCAGGCCATAGCGGAATCGAATCTGACAACGAAGGTATTTCCCGCCTTTCGTCCCGACAAGGCGCTGGCGATCGACTACGCGGGGTTTCTGCCTTGGGTCGAGCAGCTTGCGCAGGCTGCGAATGTCGACATCCGGGATTTGAGCAGCTTTTTAGAAGCGCTGAAGAAACGTCACGACTATTTTCATTCGCTGGGCTGCCGGCTCTCCGATCACGGACTGGAGCGTTGCTATGCGACTCCTTGTTCCGAACGGGAGGCTGCGGCGATCTTCTTGAAAGTAATCTCGGCCGCGGCGATCTCTGCGAAAGCGCGCGAAGGCCACAGCATTAGCTCGGATGAGCGCGAACGTTTCGCTTCGTTCCTGATGCTTTTCTTCGGCCGCCTCGATGCCGAAAAAGGATGGACCAAGCAACTGCATCTGGGAGCGCTGCGCAACGTGAATACGGCGGCACGCGCGAAATTTGGCGCGGATGCCGGCTTCGATTCTATCGGCGATTTCTCGCAGAGCGGGCCGCTGGCGGCTTACCTTGATCTGCTGGCGCGGGAAAACGCGCTGCCGAAGATGATTCTGTATAACGTCAATCCCGCGGACACGTTCCAGTTCGCCACTCTGATCGGCAGCTTTCAAGATGGCGAGACGCCGGGAAAAATCCAGTATGGCAGCGCCTGGTGGTTCCTCGATCAGAAGCAGGGGATCACGGCGCAGCTCGATGCCTTATCTAACGTGGGGCTGCTGTCACGGTTTATTGGCATGGTTACGGACTCGCGGTCGTTTATGTCGTATCCGCGACACGAATATTTCCGGCGTGTGCTTTGCGATGTCGTCGGACAAGATGTGATGCGCGGGGAACTGCCGGAAGACGATGCGCTGCTGGGGAGACTCATTCAGGACATCTGCTACCGGAACGCCAAAGAGTATTTGCAGTTGCCGGCGAGCCATACCTAA
- a CDS encoding BlaI/MecI/CopY family transcriptional regulator, translated as MARSKSTTLTEAELRIMNVLWDRHAATVHEVLEALPAKPALAYNSVLTIIRILEKKGYVKHVKDKRAHVYTPQVDRKDATRFEVRHLVSRFFGNSHEMLALNVLEETSIDAEELSRLRQLLERSK; from the coding sequence TTGGCGCGTAGCAAGTCCACAACCTTGACGGAAGCTGAGTTGCGCATCATGAATGTGCTGTGGGATCGGCACGCGGCGACCGTCCATGAGGTGCTGGAGGCTCTCCCGGCCAAGCCTGCGCTGGCTTACAACTCGGTGCTGACGATCATCCGCATCCTTGAGAAAAAGGGATACGTCAAACATGTCAAAGATAAGCGCGCGCATGTCTACACCCCGCAAGTTGATCGCAAGGATGCGACGCGCTTTGAAGTGAGGCACCTGGTCAGCCGGTTCTTTGGCAACTCGCATGAAATGCTTGCGCTGAACGTTCTCGAGGAGACCAGCATCGACGCGGAAGAACTCAGCCGGCTGCGTCAGTTATTGGAGAGGAGCAAGTGA
- a CDS encoding M56 family metallopeptidase — translation MTEIFTMAMKAILAMAAIPMTLATFDLNAVARIATLRSIDCLIEGTLIAMFAVVVLRVARRQSSATRFAVWFAALVAIAALPLVGGAGWLSSLQAGQQAGISSGALNKAAIVLPASWPLYLLVAWAGIAGFLLLRVARGVWHLHVLRKSCVPVDVAALDERVKETLARSQAARRVDFCTSDRVQVPTAIGLVKPAVVVPTWVMQELSSEELNQIVLHELAHLNRWDDWTNLAQKIVGALFFFHPAVWWIEKQVSLEREMACDDAVVEATASPRAYAECLAHLAEKTLIQRSVALAQAALGRVRQTSLRVAQILDANRNANRSLGTGRGWRPAVAMVGAFALACVVGVSRAPRLVAFSDSVPDRPAISANAVAVSDFGISPGSTQMHLVKASASQAGADECVRRHVGPVSRGQQNFVRAEAKRARTSIIQANLRRSQASEEIPVAIPVTFTTETLFVVVQGNENGSPSRPLFQIEMWRVMVLHSVVNADSNRIPAKQT, via the coding sequence GTGACCGAAATTTTTACGATGGCGATGAAGGCGATCCTGGCGATGGCGGCAATTCCAATGACGCTCGCAACTTTCGACCTGAATGCGGTCGCGCGCATTGCAACCCTGCGGAGTATCGACTGCCTCATCGAAGGCACGCTGATCGCGATGTTTGCGGTTGTGGTTTTGCGGGTGGCGCGGCGGCAGAGTTCGGCCACGCGATTCGCAGTGTGGTTTGCTGCGCTGGTGGCGATAGCGGCGTTGCCGCTGGTCGGTGGGGCCGGTTGGTTGTCATCGTTGCAAGCTGGGCAGCAGGCTGGCATTTCCAGCGGGGCCCTGAACAAAGCCGCTATCGTCCTGCCGGCTTCGTGGCCGCTTTACTTGTTGGTGGCATGGGCAGGGATCGCGGGATTCTTGCTGCTCCGGGTCGCGCGAGGAGTCTGGCATCTGCATGTGCTGCGTAAGAGCTGCGTTCCCGTCGATGTGGCAGCGTTGGATGAGCGCGTGAAGGAAACTCTGGCTCGTAGTCAGGCAGCGCGGCGCGTGGATTTTTGCACGTCTGACCGTGTGCAGGTTCCCACTGCCATCGGTTTGGTGAAGCCGGCAGTGGTGGTGCCAACGTGGGTGATGCAGGAATTATCCTCCGAGGAACTGAATCAGATCGTGCTGCATGAACTCGCCCACCTGAATCGGTGGGACGATTGGACGAATCTTGCCCAGAAAATCGTGGGTGCGCTTTTCTTTTTTCATCCGGCAGTGTGGTGGATCGAGAAGCAGGTTTCGCTGGAGCGGGAAATGGCCTGCGACGACGCGGTAGTGGAAGCGACCGCCAGTCCGCGGGCCTATGCCGAGTGCCTGGCGCATCTGGCGGAAAAAACTCTGATTCAGCGCAGCGTGGCTTTGGCGCAAGCTGCTCTGGGACGCGTTCGGCAGACTTCGTTGCGGGTGGCGCAGATTCTGGATGCAAATCGGAACGCGAATCGGTCGTTGGGAACGGGACGCGGCTGGAGGCCCGCTGTAGCGATGGTCGGAGCTTTCGCGCTGGCGTGTGTGGTTGGTGTTTCGAGGGCGCCGCGACTGGTGGCGTTTAGCGATAGCGTGCCGGATCGTCCGGCTATTTCTGCGAACGCAGTGGCGGTTTCCGACTTCGGCATCAGCCCAGGCTCGACCCAGATGCATCTCGTAAAGGCTAGCGCATCGCAGGCGGGGGCGGACGAATGCGTCCGCCGCCACGTGGGTCCGGTCTCTCGCGGACAGCAGAATTTCGTACGTGCTGAGGCGAAGCGGGCACGCACTTCGATCATTCAGGCGAATCTTCGCCGAAGTCAAGCCAGTGAAGAGATTCCTGTTGCTATCCCCGTTACTTTTACGACCGAAACGCTTTTTGTTGTCGTTCAAGGCAATGAGAATGGTTCCCCCAGCCGTCCTTTGTTTCAGATCGAAATGTGGCGGGTAATGGTTCTTCATTCTGTCGTAAATGCCGACAGCAACCGAATTCCAGCAAAACAAACATAA
- a CDS encoding Do family serine endopeptidase, with translation MNFDNDTRTKPLTKWMRRLAMPVLALALVASFVTYEVAKPATARAAAAAPAVAPLDTDSVGALLALDKAMETLAARVTPAVVNVTVTSRTKADNAGNQQMPDGMQQFFGQQGGQQGPFGQFFGPGGPGMRQRQPEIEHGMGSGVVISPDGYIVTNNHVIDGAVDIRVTTSNRRVLKAKLVGADPLTDLAVLKVNATDLASAPWGDSKEVRPGQTVLAFGNPYGFRFTVTRGIVSAINRANPDASDRSKPGEFIQTDAAINPGNSGGPLVDARGEVVGINTFLISSSGSFSGMGFAIPSQIVRPTVETLIRDGKVSHGHIGIGIADVTPENAKFFDESNATGGVVTQVDPGSPGAKAGLEIGDVITEIDGQKVSDAGELQVLVGQKQPGSKITLKVFRDGKSMSVPVTLEALGAHGAEAGDQSGNGQGKMRWGIGLSNLTPDLREQIQAPKDIHGAVIQQVQPGSSADNAGLQQGDIILEVNRHKVQSAADVQQALSNVAKGQDALLLVWSNGGNSFRVLHAPEGA, from the coding sequence ATGAACTTTGACAACGATACTCGCACGAAACCCTTAACCAAATGGATGCGGCGGCTTGCTATGCCAGTGCTGGCTCTGGCGCTGGTCGCCTCGTTCGTAACCTACGAAGTTGCGAAGCCGGCAACGGCACGAGCCGCAGCTGCGGCTCCCGCGGTCGCGCCGCTCGATACCGATAGCGTCGGCGCTTTGCTGGCGCTCGACAAGGCGATGGAGACCCTGGCGGCGCGGGTTACACCGGCGGTCGTCAACGTAACCGTTACGTCTCGCACGAAGGCGGATAATGCTGGCAATCAGCAAATGCCGGATGGCATGCAGCAGTTCTTTGGCCAGCAAGGGGGCCAGCAGGGCCCGTTCGGGCAATTTTTCGGTCCGGGAGGCCCCGGCATGCGGCAGCGCCAGCCCGAGATTGAACACGGCATGGGCAGCGGTGTGGTCATCTCGCCGGACGGCTATATCGTCACCAACAACCACGTCATCGATGGCGCGGTCGACATTCGCGTTACGACCAGCAATCGACGCGTGCTCAAAGCCAAGCTCGTGGGCGCCGACCCGCTCACCGATCTGGCAGTACTCAAGGTGAACGCGACCGATCTCGCCAGCGCTCCGTGGGGCGATTCGAAAGAAGTGCGGCCGGGCCAGACCGTGCTTGCATTCGGGAATCCTTATGGATTTCGCTTCACCGTAACCCGCGGCATCGTCAGCGCGATCAACCGCGCCAATCCCGATGCTTCGGACCGCAGCAAGCCGGGTGAGTTCATCCAGACGGATGCGGCCATTAATCCGGGCAACTCGGGCGGACCGCTGGTGGATGCGCGGGGCGAAGTTGTGGGCATTAACACGTTCCTGATTTCATCTTCTGGCAGCTTCTCGGGGATGGGATTTGCGATCCCCTCGCAGATCGTCAGGCCAACGGTTGAAACCTTGATCCGCGACGGGAAAGTCAGTCATGGCCATATCGGAATCGGAATCGCCGACGTTACGCCGGAGAATGCCAAGTTCTTCGACGAATCGAATGCGACGGGCGGCGTGGTCACGCAAGTCGACCCCGGTTCGCCGGGAGCCAAAGCTGGTCTGGAAATTGGCGATGTCATTACGGAAATCGATGGCCAGAAGGTCAGCGATGCGGGCGAACTTCAGGTGCTAGTGGGGCAGAAACAGCCGGGATCGAAGATCACGCTTAAAGTTTTCCGTGACGGAAAGAGCATGAGCGTTCCGGTGACTCTTGAGGCGCTGGGCGCTCACGGTGCCGAAGCCGGCGATCAATCCGGCAACGGCCAGGGGAAGATGCGCTGGGGCATTGGCCTGAGTAATCTGACTCCGGACCTGCGCGAGCAGATTCAGGCCCCGAAAGACATCCACGGGGCCGTGATTCAGCAGGTGCAGCCGGGCAGCTCGGCGGATAATGCCGGACTGCAACAAGGCGACATCATCCTCGAAGTGAATCGCCACAAAGTGCAGTCGGCGGCGGATGTGCAGCAGGCTCTGTCGAATGTGGCCAAGGGGCAAGATGCGCTGCTGCTGGTGTGGTCGAACGGCGGGAACAGCTTCCGGGTGCTGCATGCGCCTGAAGGCGCCTGA
- a CDS encoding AsmA-like C-terminal region-containing protein, which produces MPTRRRHPHRWRWIAGFFLALLIVAGISIRIVIARAQPILRARVIETLATRFKSRVELADLHVWIANGIHVDGKGLKIFGATDPNPWQAGVQPLLEIEEFRFQTAVRSLFRVPMHVDTVYVSGLTMNIPPKNDRQQMSNMRRRGGKISIAVDHFVCANAKLIINTTKPGKPPLEFDIGSLKMKDIGPGQPLRFEATLTNPKPTGNIQSTGVFGPLHEESPRDTAVGGSYDFTHADLGTIAGIGGILTSTGKYSGTLGHIEVQGQTDTPDFQIAVSGHRVPLHTDFHAIVDGTDGDTYLDPVNAKVLNSTFTARGKVVRMNNPQGHDVELDVNLGRAHIEDLLKLGVKTDPPIMTGTVSMKTKLSIPAGTADVANRLKLAGNFHIPEAHFTNDKVQNRIDSLSMRSLGQGSAPKGQSAALVTSDLQGTFKLDQGVLSFSFLHFQIPGTHADAIGQYSLDGNTFDFHGVLRLTARLSQMTTGWKSILLKPIDPFFEKHGAGAEIPFKISGTRDEPHFGLDFDHKNKPPAKAPGEHPAPL; this is translated from the coding sequence GTGCCCACGCGTCGTCGGCACCCGCACCGATGGCGCTGGATCGCCGGATTCTTCCTCGCACTTCTGATTGTGGCGGGCATCTCTATCCGTATCGTGATTGCGCGGGCGCAACCCATTCTGCGCGCCCGCGTGATCGAAACACTCGCGACACGTTTCAAGAGCCGGGTCGAACTCGCGGACCTTCACGTGTGGATCGCGAACGGAATACACGTGGACGGCAAAGGCCTGAAGATTTTCGGCGCCACCGATCCCAATCCGTGGCAAGCCGGAGTGCAGCCCTTACTGGAGATTGAAGAATTCCGCTTCCAAACCGCCGTCCGCAGCTTGTTTCGAGTTCCCATGCACGTCGACACTGTCTACGTGAGCGGCTTGACCATGAACATCCCGCCAAAAAACGATCGTCAGCAGATGAGCAACATGCGCCGGCGCGGCGGGAAAATAAGCATTGCCGTCGACCACTTCGTTTGCGCCAACGCAAAATTGATTATCAACACCACCAAGCCAGGCAAGCCGCCGCTCGAGTTCGACATTGGCAGTTTGAAAATGAAGGATATTGGTCCCGGCCAGCCACTGCGCTTTGAGGCAACGCTGACCAATCCCAAGCCGACCGGCAATATCCAATCTACGGGCGTGTTCGGACCGCTGCATGAAGAAAGCCCACGCGACACCGCCGTCGGGGGAAGCTATGACTTCACCCACGCTGACCTCGGGACGATCGCCGGGATCGGCGGCATTCTGACGTCCACGGGGAAATACTCTGGGACGCTGGGCCACATCGAAGTCCAGGGTCAGACGGACACACCGGACTTTCAGATTGCCGTCAGCGGTCACCGCGTCCCTCTCCACACCGATTTTCATGCGATCGTGGATGGCACCGACGGCGATACCTATCTTGACCCAGTCAATGCCAAAGTGCTGAACTCCACTTTTACGGCCCGGGGCAAGGTCGTGCGCATGAACAATCCGCAGGGTCACGATGTGGAACTCGACGTTAATCTGGGCCGCGCCCACATCGAAGACCTGCTGAAACTCGGCGTCAAGACCGACCCCCCGATCATGACCGGAACCGTCTCCATGAAGACCAAGCTGAGTATTCCCGCCGGAACAGCGGATGTTGCCAATCGACTCAAGCTCGCCGGCAACTTCCACATTCCTGAGGCTCACTTCACGAACGACAAAGTTCAGAACCGGATCGACTCGTTGAGCATGCGCAGTCTCGGGCAAGGCTCTGCGCCCAAAGGTCAAAGCGCGGCGCTGGTCACTTCCGATTTACAAGGCACCTTCAAGCTCGACCAGGGAGTGCTTTCTTTCTCGTTCCTGCATTTCCAGATTCCGGGAACCCATGCCGACGCAATCGGGCAGTACAGCCTGGACGGCAATACCTTCGATTTTCATGGAGTGCTCAGACTGACTGCCAGGCTCTCGCAGATGACGACCGGTTGGAAGTCCATTTTGCTGAAGCCCATCGATCCGTTCTTCGAAAAGCATGGGGCGGGAGCTGAAATTCCTTTCAAGATTAGTGGCACGCGCGACGAACCCCACTTCGGACTGGACTTCGACCACAAAAACAAGCCTCCCGCGAAAGCGCCGGGCGAACACCCAGCCCCGTTGTAA
- a CDS encoding type II CAAX endopeptidase family protein — translation MSELDTNSEASPAVNPMPTPSGPGFAAANQPSYAHTLFMSVDGLRPGWGLLFYVLMFLPLQWLAAELAGSRDWGGSGLWALMLQEAGSLAAAAIPAVALMRIERRLWSIYGLPGRQAFGRLFWVGALWGFAAISLLMAALYGIHLFSLGHIVLHGARVARFAAFWAAMFVLVGLFEEFLLRGYSQFTLSRGIGFWPAALVLSCVFGLIHLRNGGEQWRGLLAAAFIGFFFCLTLRRTGSLWFAVGFHAAWDWGETFFYSVPDSGMLAPGHLLSSSLRGSEWLSGGSVGPEGSVLCLVVIAVVWVAFDRIYPRAVVRGGHATSALPATAGSSSRRSSE, via the coding sequence ATGAGTGAACTCGATACCAACTCGGAAGCGAGTCCGGCGGTGAATCCCATGCCCACGCCGTCAGGGCCGGGGTTTGCTGCCGCAAACCAGCCATCGTATGCCCACACGCTATTTATGTCCGTGGACGGGCTGCGTCCGGGGTGGGGATTGCTTTTTTATGTGCTGATGTTTCTTCCGTTACAGTGGCTGGCCGCGGAGTTAGCGGGATCGCGCGATTGGGGGGGGAGTGGGTTATGGGCGCTGATGCTGCAAGAGGCAGGAAGCCTGGCGGCAGCGGCGATTCCCGCCGTGGCGCTGATGCGAATCGAGCGTCGGCTCTGGAGTATCTACGGATTGCCCGGAAGGCAAGCCTTCGGGCGGCTGTTCTGGGTGGGGGCGCTGTGGGGATTCGCCGCGATCAGCCTGCTGATGGCCGCGCTCTACGGCATTCACCTGTTTTCGCTGGGTCATATTGTTCTGCATGGAGCGCGGGTGGCCAGGTTCGCGGCGTTCTGGGCGGCGATGTTTGTCTTGGTCGGATTGTTCGAGGAGTTCCTGCTGCGCGGCTACTCGCAGTTCACCTTATCGCGCGGCATTGGATTCTGGCCGGCGGCCTTGGTGCTGTCATGCGTGTTCGGCCTGATTCATCTTCGGAATGGCGGCGAGCAGTGGAGAGGCCTGCTGGCCGCGGCGTTTATCGGCTTTTTCTTCTGTTTGACGCTGCGCCGCACCGGCAGTCTTTGGTTTGCCGTGGGCTTTCATGCCGCATGGGATTGGGGCGAGACTTTTTTCTACTCCGTGCCCGACAGCGGCATGCTCGCTCCCGGACATTTGCTGAGTTCGTCATTGCGTGGATCGGAGTGGCTCAGTGGGGGATCGGTGGGACCGGAGGGCAGCGTGCTGTGTCTGGTGGTGATTGCGGTGGTGTGGGTGGCATTCGACCGGATCTATCCGCGGGCCGTTGTGCGCGGCGGCCATGCGACATCGGCGCTGCCGGCGACAGCAGGTTCCTCGTCGCGGCGCTCCTCGGAATGA
- a CDS encoding RecQ family ATP-dependent DNA helicase, giving the protein MSSEADLLTPLRRYWGYSSFRPLQERIVRSLLVGHDTCVVMPTGGGKSLCYQLPAVISERTTVVISPLIALMQDQAAQLKQMGIPAAVLNSSVSNEEQRQIIRQVQQGAFRLLYLSPERLQRGDTLGWLQQAPISFFAIDEAHCISEWGHEFRPEYRQLSSLRGKFPDRPIAAFTASATRHVRHDILAQLQLRNPDKYIASFHRPNLRYLVRECDSMEHIALLVAALRHYNEGNVIVYSPTIKEVEWTVDALQNQDIAAVGYHAKMDNGDRRRNQERWMSDEVRVLVGTIAFGLGINKANVRAVIHMALPKSIEQYYQEAGRAGRDGKPADCVMLWQQKDAGLLAYFANNILDAAERERAWQRYHVVRDFVESKACRHRRICTHFGETPKWTACGACDVCSQVPAWMVEEFFPEPRKRRKSVESVARQLAAPASGREGSGSEPVVTLAGEDAELREYLREWRRTEAKERGMAAFVVMHDTTLEEICRRKPKFFAELLQITGIGERKAEMFGQKLLEALARFRGGARAAAPAQMKTSPALETLQLLAEGKSFEEIAKIRGRQISTVVNAVAGLVELGQVEFRPEWIERNKLAVIEAALTGLDLEKLERLKPVKEALPPEVTYDEIRLVVARLRREGSRNKTEISA; this is encoded by the coding sequence ATGTCCTCAGAAGCTGACCTGCTGACCCCGTTGCGGCGCTACTGGGGATACAGCTCGTTCCGGCCTTTGCAGGAGCGGATCGTACGCAGCTTGCTGGTCGGACATGACACGTGCGTCGTCATGCCCACCGGCGGGGGCAAGTCCCTGTGCTACCAGTTGCCCGCGGTGATCTCGGAGCGAACCACGGTGGTGATTTCTCCGCTGATTGCGCTGATGCAGGATCAGGCGGCGCAACTGAAGCAGATGGGGATTCCGGCGGCGGTTCTGAATAGCTCAGTCAGCAATGAAGAACAGCGGCAGATTATTCGGCAAGTGCAACAAGGCGCGTTCCGGTTGCTCTATCTTTCGCCGGAGCGGCTGCAACGCGGCGATACGCTGGGCTGGCTGCAGCAGGCGCCGATTTCGTTTTTTGCTATTGACGAGGCCCACTGCATTTCCGAGTGGGGACATGAATTCCGTCCGGAGTATCGGCAATTGAGCAGCCTGCGCGGGAAGTTTCCCGATCGTCCGATAGCGGCGTTTACGGCGAGCGCCACGCGCCACGTGCGGCACGACATTCTGGCGCAGTTGCAGTTGCGCAATCCCGACAAGTACATTGCCAGCTTCCATCGCCCCAATCTTCGATACCTGGTGCGCGAGTGCGACAGCATGGAGCACATCGCATTGCTGGTGGCCGCGTTGCGGCATTACAACGAAGGGAATGTGATCGTCTACTCGCCTACCATCAAGGAAGTGGAGTGGACGGTGGATGCCCTGCAAAACCAGGACATCGCAGCGGTGGGTTATCACGCCAAGATGGATAATGGCGACCGGCGGCGCAATCAGGAACGATGGATGTCGGATGAAGTTCGCGTGCTGGTGGGGACGATTGCGTTTGGGCTGGGGATCAATAAAGCGAATGTGCGGGCGGTGATTCACATGGCGCTGCCGAAATCGATTGAGCAGTACTACCAGGAGGCGGGACGGGCGGGGCGCGACGGAAAACCCGCGGATTGCGTGATGCTGTGGCAGCAGAAAGATGCGGGGTTGCTGGCATATTTCGCGAACAATATCCTCGATGCGGCGGAACGGGAGCGGGCGTGGCAGCGCTACCACGTCGTTCGCGATTTCGTGGAATCCAAGGCGTGCCGGCATCGCAGGATTTGTACACATTTCGGGGAAACGCCGAAGTGGACGGCGTGCGGGGCGTGCGATGTTTGTAGTCAGGTTCCGGCGTGGATGGTCGAGGAGTTCTTCCCGGAGCCAAGGAAGCGGCGTAAGTCAGTCGAGAGTGTGGCCCGGCAGCTGGCAGCGCCGGCCTCCGGCAGAGAGGGTTCCGGGAGCGAACCGGTGGTTACGCTGGCGGGCGAGGACGCCGAGTTACGCGAGTACTTACGGGAATGGCGGCGGACGGAGGCGAAAGAGCGGGGAATGGCGGCGTTCGTGGTGATGCACGATACAACTCTGGAAGAGATTTGCCGGAGGAAGCCGAAGTTCTTCGCCGAGCTGTTGCAGATCACGGGAATTGGCGAGCGCAAGGCGGAAATGTTCGGGCAAAAATTATTGGAAGCGCTGGCCCGCTTCCGGGGCGGGGCGCGGGCGGCCGCGCCGGCGCAGATGAAGACTTCTCCCGCGCTGGAGACGTTGCAGCTTCTGGCGGAGGGCAAGAGTTTCGAGGAGATTGCGAAGATACGCGGGCGACAGATTTCAACCGTGGTGAATGCGGTGGCCGGGCTGGTAGAACTGGGGCAAGTGGAATTTCGTCCGGAATGGATCGAGCGAAATAAGCTGGCGGTGATCGAGGCGGCATTGACTGGTCTGGATTTGGAGAAGCTGGAACGTCTCAAGCCGGTGAAGGAAGCGCTGCCGCCCGAGGTCACGTACGATGAAATCAGGCTGGTGGTGGCGCGGCTTCGGCGCGAGGGGAGCCGAAATAAAACCGAAATCTCAGCATAG